Proteins encoded within one genomic window of Brassica napus cultivar Da-Ae unplaced genomic scaffold, Da-Ae ScsIHWf_1173;HRSCAF=1676, whole genome shotgun sequence:
- the LOC125596300 gene encoding uncharacterized protein LOC125596300, which produces MQMGDENPRIMYGVIITVYVDRQTTTPVRSFRARRRNECTWNREIGRTRGYDRRANLLAYIREKRAESLAGDLKGDDDVVESNSKPERKKKKRRWLRKMMSKIRLPFLRPFRRKNRTWKYRQFAPDEEEEGEAKAKPYRSDLWKKLKHVVGGLSRGCIRSRRNARR; this is translated from the exons ATGCAAATGGGAGATGAGAATCCACGGATCATGTACGGTGTGATCATCACCGTCTACGTTGATCGTCAAACGACGACGCCCGTCCGATCGTTTCGAGCTAGACGGAGAAATGAATGTACGTGGAATCGTGAGATTGGAAGGACGCGTGGATATGATCGTAGAGCGAATCTGCTAGCGTATATTCGAGAGAAGAGAGCTGAAAGTCTAGCCGGAGATTTGAAAGGTGACGACGACGTCGTAGAGAGTAACAGCAAACCCGAGCGGAAG AAGAAGAAACGAAGGTGGCTAAGAAAAATGATGAGTAAGATCCGGTTACCGTTTCTCCGGCCTTTTCGTCGAAAAAATAGGACGTGGAAGTACCGACAATTTGCAccagacgaagaagaagagggagAAGCAAAGGCTAAACCTTACCGTTCAGATCTTTGG AAAAAGCTTAAACATGTAGTCGGAGGATTATCACGCGGCTGCATACGAAGTAGAAGAAACGCACGAAGGTAA